The Argiope bruennichi chromosome 9, qqArgBrue1.1, whole genome shotgun sequence genome contains a region encoding:
- the LOC129983577 gene encoding cuticle protein 10.9-like: MFLLVILSCIVLAHAKPSGPILHPHNPQPYNFGYSVKDHFSEQHRHETGNGLGAVVGNYGFTDARGIARQVNYVADHAGFRAQVRTNEPGTANQNPAAVHVISHQPPVVESLPHPVAVVSAPVVHDFGTGLVF, from the exons atgTTTCTTCTAGTGATCCTCTCTTGCATTGTCCTGGCACATGCCAAGCCTTCTGGACCA ATTCTCCATCCTCATAATCCCCAACCTTACAATTTCGGATACTCTGTTAAGGATCACTTTAGTGAACAGCACAGGCATGAAACTGGCAACGGTCTCGGGGCTGTAGTGGGAAACTATGGTTTCACAGACGCAAGAGGAATTGCCCGTCAGGTCAACTATGTTGCCGACCACGCCGGATTCAGAGCTCAGGTCAGGACCAACGAACCAGGTACTGCCAATCAAAATCCTGCTGCTGTCCACGTGATTTCCCATCAACCTCCAGTAGTTGAATCTCTTCCTCATCCAGTGGCTGTAGTTTCTGCCCCAGTTGTCCATGATTTTGGTACTGGATTGGTTTTCTAA
- the LOC129984736 gene encoding cuticle protein 10.9-like — MFLLVVLACIAMAHAKPSAPILHPHNPQPYNFGYSVKDHFGEQHRHEAGNGHGAVVGNYGFTDARGIARQVNYVADHAGFRAQVRTNEPGTANQNPAAVQVISHQPAVVKVVEPLPVHPVGVVPAPAVHGFDTGFVF, encoded by the exons ATGTTTCTTCTGGTCGTACTCGCTTGCATTGCAATGGCACATGCCAAACCTTCTGCACCT atTCTCCATCCTCATAATCCCCAACCTTATAATTTCGGATATTCCGTTAAGGATCACTTTGGTGAACAGCACAGGCACGAAGCTGGCAATGGTCACGGAGCTGTAGTGGGAAACTACGGTTTCACAGACGCAAGAGGAATTGCCCGTCAAGTCAACTATGTTGCTGACCACGCCGGGTTCAGAGCTCAGGTCAGGACCAACGAACCAGGTACTGCCAACCAAAATCCTGCTGCTGTTCAAGTGATTTCTCACCAGCCTGCTGTTGTTAAAGTAGTTGAACCTTTACCTGTTCATCCTGTGGGAGTGGTTCCTGCCCCAGCTGTCCATGGTTTCGATACTggatttgttttctaa
- the LOC129984734 gene encoding adult-specific rigid cuticular protein 15.7-like: MFLLTVLACVTLSQASQLLYNAYPYARPYQAGYYVREPHRHEHVEVARDHGGAVAGRYGYLDASGIGRQVHYVADHAGLRANVHTNEPAIVRNAPLAAGVVSDGLLASGVAATVPSYNPVLGYDYGLNPYGLAYNRLGLGYGYGSALGYTGLLGSYPSLYA; encoded by the exons atgtttCTATTGACTGTATTGGCATGCGTTACTCTTTCCCAGGCTAGTCAACTCCTTTACAAT GCTTACCCTTATGCTCGGCCTTACCAAGCTGGATACTACGTCAGGGAGCCTCATCGCCATGAGCATGTTGAAGTAGCTCGAGATCACGGAGGTGCAGTTGCAGGTCGATACGGTTACCTCGACGCCAGTGGAATTGGACGACAAGTCCATTACGTCGCTGACCACGCCGGACTTAGGGCTAATGTACACACCAATGAACCAGCAATCGTCCGCAACGCACCACTCGCCGCTGGTGTTGTCTCTGACGGTCTTCTCGCCAGTGGTGTAGCTGCTACAGTTCCTTCCTATAATCCAGTCCTCGGTTACGATTATGGATTGAATCCATATGGTTTGGCATACAACAGATTGGGTCTTGGATATGGCTATGGAAGTGCTTTGGGATACACTGGTCTTTTGGGCAGTTACCCAAGTCTCTATGCTTAA